A stretch of the Filimonas lacunae genome encodes the following:
- a CDS encoding helix-turn-helix domain-containing protein: protein MNDLLTLRHWQKGTANNEIPAVLCRYVPEWPHSNTETLHYPFGHVITVSHTDNNTRYISRTTHLPHKPQTFTITIQHPAVICYIRVKGAASMQVQSEHIDAGNSTMRIGYLPEGEIAVMPETGLGISIMIDIATIISQYADQSYQVQQLLQHIRKNPQQLLTLPTIPLNYWQQGVVHLLLNIGKDMQHRPSLHTCTHQLVRLYLIAMNDDISASTQQKLNFEVLSGRKTKKTYLLPNTSESFQYSAIENYLLQHLKTHLKKEEVATAMNIGEKEFVRLFKDGYGKPYREGYLELRMQKAFEQVMHGQDKLYNIARSIGYQQQSAFGERFVEFFGFPPTLYKWPYIKIKKPLYK, encoded by the coding sequence ATGAACGACCTGTTAACCTTGCGCCATTGGCAAAAAGGTACTGCTAATAATGAGATACCCGCTGTGCTATGCCGTTATGTGCCCGAATGGCCACATAGCAATACAGAAACCCTGCACTACCCTTTTGGACATGTGATTACGGTATCACATACCGACAACAACACCCGGTATATCAGCCGCACTACCCATTTACCACATAAACCACAAACCTTTACTATTACCATACAACACCCGGCGGTGATATGCTATATCCGTGTAAAAGGCGCCGCCAGCATGCAGGTACAAAGCGAACATATCGATGCAGGTAACAGCACTATGCGTATTGGTTACCTCCCGGAAGGTGAAATAGCCGTAATGCCCGAAACAGGATTGGGCATTTCTATTATGATAGATATTGCCACTATCATCTCCCAATATGCCGACCAAAGCTACCAGGTACAGCAACTGTTGCAACACATCCGAAAAAATCCGCAACAGCTGCTAACCCTGCCTACTATCCCTCTCAACTACTGGCAACAAGGCGTGGTACACCTGTTACTGAATATAGGTAAGGATATGCAACACAGGCCTTCACTACATACCTGCACGCACCAGCTGGTAAGGCTTTACCTGATAGCCATGAACGATGATATTTCGGCCAGCACACAACAAAAACTCAATTTTGAAGTGCTTTCCGGTCGTAAAACAAAAAAAACATACCTGCTTCCCAACACATCTGAAAGCTTTCAATACTCAGCTATTGAAAACTATCTGCTTCAGCATTTAAAAACACATCTGAAAAAAGAAGAAGTAGCTACAGCCATGAACATTGGAGAAAAGGAATTTGTGCGCCTGTTCAAAGATGGTTATGGCAAACCTTATCGTGAAGGCTACCTGGAGCTTCGGATGCAAAAAGCATTTGAGCAGGTAATGCATGGGCAAGATAAATTATATAACATAGCAAGAAGCATAGGATACCAGCAACAGTCGGCCTTTGGAGAAAGGTTTGTTGAGTTTTTCGGTTTCCCTCCTACACTATACAAATGGCCATACATAAAAATAAAAAAACCATTATATAAATGA
- a CDS encoding RNA polymerase sigma factor has protein sequence MMLNPVQAISPSFTLQAFFRHLIRLFAAAFNLPEGFIGKKHLSPTESTAGSNDEKEWFKAIAAGDPVAFERFYDSTSTRVYSYCLKMTKSVPIATELVQEIYIRLWDEKKYLENVTYPRAYLFRIVSRCLYKYLTNAANRQQIIDLNEASTLITSDTLAHTSYETKELMLLVEKAVVELPAQQQKVFRLSKFEGMSHKDIAGELNISVSAVGLYMVEAMKKVRASLVGAQD, from the coding sequence ATGATGCTTAACCCCGTACAGGCAATTAGCCCATCTTTTACATTACAGGCTTTTTTTCGCCATCTTATCAGATTGTTTGCTGCTGCATTTAATTTGCCGGAAGGCTTTATTGGTAAAAAGCACTTATCTCCCACTGAATCCACAGCAGGAAGCAATGATGAAAAAGAATGGTTTAAAGCGATAGCAGCAGGAGATCCGGTTGCTTTTGAGCGTTTTTATGATAGTACAAGTACCCGGGTGTACAGTTATTGTCTTAAAATGACAAAATCGGTACCCATTGCTACTGAATTAGTTCAGGAAATTTATATAAGGCTCTGGGATGAAAAAAAATACCTGGAAAACGTGACTTATCCACGCGCTTATCTTTTCAGAATTGTTTCCAGGTGCTTGTATAAATATCTTACCAACGCAGCCAACAGGCAACAGATCATCGATCTTAACGAAGCCAGTACCCTGATAACCTCCGATACGTTGGCGCATACCTCCTACGAAACAAAAGAACTGATGCTACTGGTAGAAAAGGCGGTAGTTGAATTGCCTGCACAGCAGCAAAAAGTATTCAGACTAAGCAAATTTGAAGGCATGAGTCATAAAGATATTGCCGGCGAATTGAACATCAGTGTGTCTGCTGTTGGCCTTTATATGGTAGAAGCTATGAAAAAGGTTCGGGCTTCGTTGGTGGGGGCACAGGATTAA
- a CDS encoding MauE/DoxX family redox-associated membrane protein yields the protein MKRKELCLEVISWLLFILFVYTASTKLIHYKLTISNMNNQPFDNKYSSLLTFGLPIVEFIIAGLLIFKKTMLSGLWSFLGLMALFTGYIILIKVNYYGRIPCSCGGVISGFNWTQHLFFNLAFIGLAIIGILLHKQVYGKTQLQIQQMA from the coding sequence ATGAAAAGAAAAGAATTGTGCCTGGAAGTTATTTCCTGGCTCCTCTTCATATTATTTGTATATACGGCCAGTACCAAGCTGATCCATTATAAATTAACCATCAGCAATATGAACAACCAACCCTTTGATAATAAGTATTCCTCCTTATTAACTTTCGGGTTACCTATTGTTGAATTTATTATTGCCGGCTTGCTCATTTTTAAAAAGACGATGCTTTCAGGATTGTGGTCGTTTTTGGGCCTAATGGCGCTTTTTACGGGATATATTATATTAATTAAGGTAAACTACTACGGACGAATTCCCTGCTCGTGTGGCGGCGTTATTTCAGGCTTTAACTGGACACAGCACCTGTTCTTTAACCTGGCCTTTATTGGTCTGGCTATTATAGGCATTCTATTACACAAGCAGGTGTACGGTAAAACCCAACTTCAAATACAGCAGATGGCATAA
- a CDS encoding FecR family protein, with protein sequence MSTERLDDFLERYKNNVASSKGVAKMLDALGEKGGEELFEKFTQEKGDASSTPHSIAPPVVTDASLVKKQEAKVFKWRRIWVYAAASVLLMATTAYWWYAASSKSDSVEAGYKGKEVYGVPGKDAALLTLANNKVVNVSEAALGVIASEEDMDIIKLDSGWLMYKVNGSAEMHKAVYNTLTTPRGGQYKLILPDGSRVWLNAESSLSYEIDRGANARKVHLTGEAYFEVTGNSKQPFTVATESCNIGVLGTSFNVHAYKNEHTIKTTLLAGSVVIENGGASKQLIPGQQAVLVKGQQQKDVKVLDSVDVNAVIAWKNNVFVFNGDIKDAMLQVGRWYNVSVVFEEDMNVPLIATVPRNIPLPKLLELLSQTGSIQFAINGNKVLVRKIEISK encoded by the coding sequence ATGAGCACAGAAAGATTGGATGATTTTTTAGAAAGATACAAGAATAATGTTGCCAGTTCCAAAGGTGTAGCAAAGATGCTTGATGCGTTAGGAGAAAAAGGGGGAGAAGAGCTTTTTGAAAAATTTACGCAGGAGAAAGGGGATGCATCTTCAACACCACATTCTATTGCACCTCCGGTTGTGACTGATGCCTCGCTTGTAAAAAAACAGGAAGCAAAGGTTTTTAAATGGAGGCGTATCTGGGTATATGCAGCGGCATCTGTGCTATTGATGGCTACTACAGCTTATTGGTGGTACGCTGCATCTTCGAAATCTGATAGTGTTGAAGCGGGTTATAAGGGTAAAGAAGTGTACGGAGTACCGGGAAAAGATGCTGCATTGTTAACATTGGCGAATAATAAGGTAGTAAATGTGAGTGAAGCTGCTTTGGGTGTTATTGCCAGTGAAGAAGACATGGATATTATAAAACTGGACAGTGGATGGTTGATGTATAAAGTAAATGGTTCTGCAGAGATGCACAAAGCTGTTTACAATACACTTACTACACCTCGTGGCGGACAATATAAATTGATATTGCCTGATGGAAGTAGGGTGTGGTTGAATGCAGAAAGCTCTTTATCATATGAAATTGACCGTGGGGCAAATGCAAGAAAAGTGCATTTGACAGGGGAAGCTTACTTTGAAGTAACCGGAAATAGTAAACAGCCTTTTACTGTAGCTACTGAAAGCTGCAATATCGGGGTACTGGGAACTTCATTTAACGTACATGCTTATAAGAATGAACATACAATAAAAACAACATTGCTTGCGGGATCAGTTGTTATTGAAAACGGGGGAGCTTCGAAGCAACTGATTCCCGGCCAGCAAGCAGTGCTGGTAAAGGGGCAGCAACAAAAGGATGTAAAAGTGTTGGATAGCGTGGATGTTAATGCGGTGATTGCCTGGAAGAATAACGTATTTGTATTTAATGGAGATATTAAAGATGCGATGTTGCAGGTTGGTAGATGGTATAATGTGAGTGTGGTATTTGAAGAGGATATGAATGTGCCATTGATTGCTACAGTTCCAAGAAATATTCCATTGCCTAAGCTCCTGGAATTGTTGTCGCAAACAGGAAGTATTCAGTTTGCTATTAATGGAAACAAAGTATTAGTGAGGAAGATAGAGATAAGTAAGTAA
- a CDS encoding RagB/SusD family nutrient uptake outer membrane protein produces MKTLYFTSIVLFLLTVAACKKQDEWLDVKLNKSDVIPKVEEDFQALLDNTNRMNASYPALGIVGCDNYYVSYSTWLAASLPIERMAYTWDENVYQGITPFDWGDASLMVAFANVALEGWEKAEKKNSAAWNNIRGSSLFFRSYAFYNMLQLFAPHYDSATAAVDLGIQLRLSSDVNQRVGRSSTGDCYKKVTDDLREALLYLPAYPFYQSRPGKQAVYALLARIYLDMEKYPAAVAYADSALQMGTSLYNFSTDINSAVNRPFPVYPKNKEVIFYAESAVYGIASPSGFRAIIDSALYQQYEANDIRRAAFFRVNNGLNYFKGTYTGSSYPFAGLAVNELYLIRSEANVRTGHNMAALKDLNDLISTRYKPGTYVAFSSDSGEDILKKVIQERRKEMPFTSLRWADLKRLNRDSRFAVTLYRKLNGSDYVLPPNDKRYVLPIPDEEIRLSGVPQNPR; encoded by the coding sequence ATGAAAACGCTTTACTTTACCTCTATAGTACTTTTTTTACTTACAGTGGCTGCTTGTAAGAAACAGGATGAATGGCTGGATGTAAAATTGAATAAGAGTGATGTAATACCAAAAGTAGAAGAAGATTTTCAGGCGTTGCTGGATAATACAAACCGCATGAATGCAAGTTACCCGGCCTTAGGCATTGTTGGGTGTGATAATTATTATGTTTCTTATTCTACATGGCTTGCGGCTAGTTTGCCTATTGAACGGATGGCTTATACATGGGACGAAAATGTATACCAGGGAATAACGCCGTTTGACTGGGGTGATGCATCGTTAATGGTTGCTTTTGCAAATGTGGCTTTGGAAGGATGGGAAAAGGCAGAAAAAAAGAATAGTGCTGCATGGAATAATATAAGAGGGTCTTCACTTTTTTTCAGGTCCTATGCTTTTTATAATATGCTTCAATTGTTTGCTCCACATTATGATTCTGCAACTGCTGCAGTTGATTTAGGCATCCAGCTCAGGCTGTCGTCAGATGTAAATCAAAGGGTTGGCCGTTCCTCTACAGGCGATTGCTATAAAAAAGTTACTGACGATTTGCGGGAAGCTTTATTGTATTTGCCTGCTTATCCTTTCTATCAATCAAGACCTGGCAAGCAGGCTGTTTATGCTTTATTGGCTCGTATATATCTTGATATGGAGAAATATCCTGCTGCAGTTGCCTATGCTGATAGTGCTTTGCAAATGGGTACTTCACTCTATAATTTTAGTACAGATATTAATTCTGCGGTTAACCGGCCCTTTCCTGTATATCCTAAAAATAAGGAGGTGATCTTTTATGCAGAATCTGCTGTATATGGAATTGCATCTCCATCCGGGTTCAGGGCAATCATTGATTCTGCTTTATATCAGCAATATGAAGCAAATGACATCAGACGTGCGGCTTTTTTTAGGGTAAACAATGGATTGAATTACTTTAAAGGAACCTATACAGGTTCTTCTTATCCCTTTGCCGGATTAGCGGTAAATGAACTGTATTTAATCCGGTCGGAAGCTAATGTCAGAACAGGACATAATATGGCAGCATTGAAAGATTTGAATGATTTAATCTCAACGCGCTACAAGCCTGGCACCTATGTAGCTTTCTCTTCAGACTCGGGAGAGGATATTTTGAAAAAGGTGATACAGGAACGAAGAAAAGAAATGCCCTTTACCAGTTTACGATGGGCTGATTTAAAACGATTGAATAGAGATAGCAGGTTTGCGGTTACTTTATATAGAAAGCTTAACGGATCTGATTACGTATTGCCGCCTAATGATAAACGATACGTTCTTCCCATCCCTGATGAAGAAATAAGGTTATCCGGCGTTCCTCAAAACCCCAGATAA
- a CDS encoding TlpA family protein disulfide reductase, with the protein MRQAGVLCVAFFLLMTAVNAGSGTVERRGNVADTFVVVYNSYKYWGVLNGRESELITVDSRLDIVAYTGDRFYCFNLYRKSAGKRVLILENFIAYDSCTYTLLWKHHQINFAGKRREDLSCQYDISRLHHQYSLGAEALRWDSAGFRMSLNSVIASYNKIAVSQAAVLERFRKQIGGELLFFLKHQVQQMLLLQKEKYFHSMLQPHSLVRSVFSSEVAVQKCRADIYKLFQEEMNAVVCKQWERDSDGYGAQTAYWHAQVEVTYSLKRNLFAYIRQQAAGSCRDKVFVLFFKSNYYRDNDVDAKATEALLLMQDRYAKTELEQMQHVLAVGAAAFPFHLNNNSNVLVHMKDFAGKVVLMDFWYTGCASCAQLYHDVLNPVEELLREDENVVFLSVCTDNDNMLWLKSVADGIYTHEQSNVYNLYTGGQGEEHALIKAYNITGYPTLLLFDVSGNLAVKYQRVLKNKDGLLQSIHAMKTGEHISCSPVN; encoded by the coding sequence ATGAGGCAGGCCGGTGTTTTGTGTGTAGCTTTTTTTCTGTTGATGACAGCTGTAAACGCCGGTTCTGGCACAGTTGAACGTAGGGGTAATGTTGCTGACACATTTGTAGTGGTGTATAACAGTTATAAGTATTGGGGAGTATTAAATGGAAGGGAGAGTGAGTTGATTACAGTGGATAGTCGTCTTGATATAGTAGCTTATACGGGTGATAGGTTTTATTGTTTTAATCTATACAGAAAGTCTGCAGGAAAGCGGGTGTTAATTCTTGAAAATTTTATAGCATACGATAGTTGTACCTATACTTTATTGTGGAAACATCATCAGATCAATTTCGCGGGTAAGAGACGTGAGGACTTATCTTGTCAATATGACATTAGTCGCTTGCATCATCAGTACAGCCTGGGCGCAGAAGCGTTACGTTGGGATTCGGCTGGCTTTCGTATGAGTCTCAACTCTGTTATAGCCAGCTATAACAAAATAGCTGTTTCGCAGGCAGCTGTACTGGAAAGATTCCGTAAGCAGATTGGCGGAGAGCTATTGTTTTTTTTGAAGCATCAGGTACAACAAATGTTGCTATTGCAGAAGGAAAAATATTTTCATTCAATGCTTCAGCCGCATAGCCTGGTTCGGAGTGTTTTCAGTTCTGAAGTAGCAGTGCAAAAATGCAGAGCAGATATTTACAAATTGTTTCAGGAGGAGATGAATGCTGTTGTTTGCAAACAGTGGGAAAGGGACAGTGATGGATATGGGGCTCAGACTGCTTATTGGCATGCTCAGGTGGAAGTAACGTATTCTTTGAAGCGGAATCTGTTTGCTTATATCAGGCAACAGGCGGCCGGCTCTTGCAGAGACAAGGTGTTTGTGCTGTTTTTCAAAAGTAATTATTATAGAGACAATGATGTGGATGCAAAGGCTACTGAGGCGTTATTGTTAATGCAGGACAGATATGCTAAAACAGAGCTGGAGCAAATGCAGCATGTGCTTGCTGTAGGGGCTGCCGCATTTCCTTTCCATCTGAATAACAATTCTAATGTATTGGTTCATATGAAGGATTTTGCAGGTAAAGTGGTATTGATGGACTTTTGGTATACAGGATGTGCAAGTTGTGCACAGTTGTATCATGATGTTTTGAATCCTGTAGAGGAGTTGTTAAGGGAGGATGAGAATGTTGTGTTTTTATCTGTATGTACAGACAATGATAACATGTTATGGCTAAAGAGTGTTGCCGATGGAATTTATACTCATGAGCAATCTAATGTATATAACCTTTATACAGGCGGGCAGGGAGAAGAACATGCCCTGATTAAGGCTTACAACATCACCGGGTATCCAACCTTGTTGTTGTTTGATGTTTCTGGTAACCTTGCTGTTAAATACCAACGGGTACTCAAAAATAAAGATGGGTTACTTCAGTCGATACATGCAATGAAAACAGGAGAACACATCAGTTGTTCTCCTGTTAACTAG
- a CDS encoding SusC/RagA family TonB-linked outer membrane protein codes for MKEQPLAKAFKVIESVTGYTFIYDARVLEKSIPVSIHVNNAGLNEILDLCFKGQSLTYNVNDKYIVVSWLKKSSGRLQKEEDSVKKIQLVVLDNLGETLHGAVISTKEGRVLGVTDQVGKFSFYSKTDSIAAVITFIGHQSTETVLKGAVVTVVTLDQLTTAINSVRVASSGYQPLPKERATGSYFFMNNELLNRRVSTGILDRLDGVTSGLIFNKTNPEDELISVRGRSTLLPGNAASPLIVLDNFPYEGDISNINPNAIESITVLKDAAAASIWGARSGNGVIVITTRKGELNQKMKVDFNSNITIGQKPDLFYSHNYIPSPEYIGVESYLFNQGFYDADLSNDESFPAISPAVEIMAKTRAGIISSVDSASQMNALKGYDVRNDYNRYVYTKSVNLQHAITLRGGSDNLSYAMVVGYDRNNSYLRRNNYDRVTVNSYTSFYPVKNLELAANIIYTNGRTRNNNRIVYGAAGFALNNKLFPYARFKDDAGNNLGVITNYRSSYLDSVKALGFLDWTYNPLNELAMADNVSTTNGILMKGLVRYKMFPFLNVELLYQNEREAVEGKELYAEGSFLVRNLVNQYTQYNSATGSLSYPLPKGQILYNLHGLTIANNARGQINYHQLVQKHELTGIVGAELRQIDYKGYYTQTYGYNDEYGTGISNLNFGEYYATNPNGSVQLPAAQGQQQANLRRFISYYSNLVYTYDKKYHFSLSGRKDGANIFGVKTNHRVTPLWSAGVGWDISKETFYHVQWLPYLKLRASFGYNGNVYNGAGYLTAVYGINTLNGTNGADIVNPPNPELRWEKVKTFNIGFDFGKASNVLSGTVELYNKRGEDLVETAPLAPSTGFFSFAGNAAATLTKGIDVVLNIRPVNRKVVWNTTVLFNYLTDKVVTFDARYLAPDLVSSNSAGSGGLVAVVGKPLYSMFSYKWAGLDPGNGAPQGIKDKDISTDYSTLIHTSNDNLVFHGSARPKVFGAVRNSFRYGAISLSFNLTYKLLYFFRRNSIYPDYSKLLSTPNTDVAKAWKKPGDEKITSVPSLIYPEDVNRSSFYRFSSVLVEKGDHIRLQDIQIAYDLKHTLFKNKAISSFEVYAYLNNIGILWRANKSHLDPDYNDSQLGLAAFPNPFSASLGVRVSL; via the coding sequence ATGAAAGAACAGCCTCTGGCTAAGGCATTTAAGGTTATAGAAAGTGTAACAGGCTATACCTTTATCTACGATGCAAGAGTGCTTGAAAAGTCTATTCCTGTTAGCATACATGTAAATAATGCAGGTTTGAACGAGATCCTGGATTTATGTTTTAAAGGGCAATCTTTAACTTATAATGTCAATGACAAATACATTGTAGTTTCCTGGTTAAAAAAGTCGTCTGGGCGTTTGCAAAAAGAAGAAGACTCTGTAAAAAAAATACAGCTGGTTGTATTGGATAATCTGGGTGAAACGTTACATGGAGCTGTAATTTCCACCAAAGAGGGTAGGGTGCTGGGAGTTACCGACCAAGTGGGAAAGTTCAGTTTTTATAGCAAAACAGACTCCATAGCTGCTGTTATCACATTTATTGGCCATCAATCAACCGAGACGGTATTAAAAGGAGCAGTTGTTACAGTAGTTACACTAGATCAGCTTACCACGGCTATTAACAGTGTTCGGGTGGCGAGTTCTGGATATCAGCCGCTGCCTAAAGAACGGGCAACCGGCAGCTATTTTTTTATGAATAACGAACTCCTGAACAGGAGAGTAAGTACAGGGATTTTAGACAGATTAGATGGCGTTACCAGCGGGCTTATATTTAATAAAACAAATCCGGAAGATGAACTGATCAGTGTTCGCGGACGCTCTACCTTATTGCCGGGCAATGCGGCTAGTCCGCTGATTGTGTTGGATAATTTCCCTTATGAGGGAGACATTAGTAATATTAATCCTAATGCTATAGAGAGTATCACTGTTTTAAAAGATGCAGCTGCTGCTTCTATCTGGGGGGCCAGGTCTGGTAATGGGGTTATTGTAATTACCACCCGAAAAGGAGAGCTTAACCAGAAAATGAAAGTGGACTTTAATTCTAACATTACAATCGGGCAGAAGCCCGATTTGTTTTATAGCCATAATTACATTCCTTCGCCTGAGTACATAGGAGTGGAGTCTTATCTTTTTAACCAGGGGTTTTATGATGCAGATTTAAGTAATGATGAAAGCTTTCCCGCGATTAGCCCGGCTGTTGAAATTATGGCTAAGACGAGGGCAGGCATTATCTCTTCGGTAGATTCTGCCAGCCAGATGAATGCACTCAAAGGATATGACGTGCGTAATGATTACAATCGTTATGTGTATACTAAAAGTGTGAACCTGCAACATGCCATTACACTAAGAGGGGGAAGTGATAACCTGTCGTATGCTATGGTAGTAGGGTATGACAGAAATAACAGTTACCTGAGACGCAATAACTATGATCGTGTTACTGTTAACTCGTATACCTCTTTTTATCCTGTTAAAAATCTGGAACTGGCTGCTAATATCATTTATACCAATGGCAGAACCAGAAATAATAATAGGATTGTATATGGTGCGGCTGGTTTTGCATTAAATAACAAGCTGTTTCCTTATGCTCGTTTTAAAGATGATGCGGGCAATAATCTGGGTGTGATTACGAATTATCGCTCTTCTTACCTGGATAGTGTAAAGGCGCTGGGGTTTCTGGATTGGACTTATAATCCATTAAACGAACTGGCTATGGCCGATAATGTGTCAACTACTAACGGTATACTTATGAAGGGGCTTGTAAGATATAAGATGTTTCCTTTTTTGAATGTTGAGTTGCTGTATCAAAACGAAAGAGAAGCTGTGGAAGGAAAGGAGCTGTATGCGGAGGGTTCTTTTTTGGTAAGAAACCTGGTGAATCAGTATACTCAATACAATTCAGCTACAGGTAGCTTGTCGTATCCGCTTCCTAAGGGCCAGATTTTATACAACCTTCATGGTCTTACCATTGCCAATAATGCCAGGGGGCAGATAAACTACCACCAGCTTGTTCAAAAGCACGAGCTTACAGGTATTGTTGGAGCTGAATTAAGGCAGATCGATTATAAAGGATATTATACCCAGACTTACGGATATAACGATGAATACGGCACGGGTATATCAAATCTCAATTTTGGCGAGTATTATGCTACTAATCCCAATGGAAGTGTGCAGCTACCGGCTGCTCAGGGACAACAACAGGCTAATTTGCGCAGATTTATTTCTTATTATAGCAACCTGGTTTATACTTATGATAAGAAATACCATTTTTCATTAAGTGGCAGGAAAGACGGGGCTAACATATTTGGCGTAAAAACAAATCATAGAGTCACGCCGCTTTGGTCTGCCGGCGTTGGTTGGGATATCAGCAAGGAAACGTTTTATCATGTGCAATGGCTTCCTTATTTGAAGTTGCGGGCTTCTTTTGGATATAATGGAAATGTGTATAATGGAGCAGGCTATTTAACTGCAGTATATGGTATTAATACATTAAATGGTACTAATGGCGCTGATATTGTAAATCCTCCCAATCCGGAGCTCCGGTGGGAAAAGGTAAAAACCTTTAATATTGGTTTTGATTTTGGTAAAGCCAGTAACGTGCTTTCCGGAACAGTAGAATTATATAATAAACGTGGGGAAGATCTTGTAGAAACAGCGCCGCTGGCACCATCAACAGGTTTTTTTTCTTTTGCCGGAAATGCTGCTGCTACATTAACCAAAGGGATAGACGTTGTTTTAAATATACGGCCTGTGAACAGAAAGGTTGTTTGGAATACGACTGTGCTGTTTAACTATTTAACAGACAAGGTAGTTACATTTGATGCCAGGTATCTGGCGCCGGATTTGGTAAGTAGTAATAGTGCAGGTAGTGGCGGGCTTGTTGCAGTAGTAGGCAAGCCCTTGTATTCTATGTTTAGTTATAAATGGGCGGGTCTTGATCCCGGCAATGGAGCGCCGCAAGGAATAAAAGATAAAGATATTTCCACTGATTATAGCACGCTGATACACACGTCTAATGATAACCTGGTATTTCATGGATCGGCACGTCCCAAAGTGTTTGGGGCTGTGAGAAATAGTTTCAGGTATGGTGCTATATCCCTCTCTTTTAATCTCACCTATAAGTTGCTATATTTTTTCAGACGAAATTCTATCTATCCTGATTATTCAAAGTTACTGTCTACTCCTAATACAGATGTAGCTAAAGCATGGAAGAAACCAGGTGATGAAAAAATCACATCTGTTCCTTCGCTGATATACCCGGAAGACGTGAATAGAAGTAGTTTCTATAGATTTTCTTCTGTGTTGGTAGAGAAGGGGGATCATATTCGTTTACAGGATATTCAGATTGCTTATGATTTAAAGCATACCTTATTTAAGAATAAAGCAATCAGCTCTTTTGAAGTGTATGCCTATCTTAATAATATTGGTATATTATGGCGAGCCAATAAAAGTCATCTTGATCCTGACTATAACGATTCTCAACTCGGTTTAGCCGCTTTTCCTAATCCATTCTCTGCTTCTTTGGGAGTTAGAGTAAGCCTATAA